In Equus przewalskii isolate Varuska chromosome 31, EquPr2, whole genome shotgun sequence, the sequence aaggaaatattctttattttgaagtcaCTTTGTCAGACTGCATCAGATTTTTTATACAGATTTCTTATGCTTAACTTCTGTGTTGTGTatcattttcatccttttatttcactttctagATACTTTATCTTTAATGTGTCTCTTGTAGCCAATATATagtctagttttaatttttaatgcaatCTGATAATCTCTGACATTTAATTGAGTGTGTAGTCCTTTTAAATGTAACGTCATCATTAATATAGATGGGATTGTATCTAATttcttacaatttatttttttgtttgtctcacaattttgtgttgtttctttactcttttcAACCTTTCCCGCCTTCCTTGGATTAAATAATTTCTATCCAACTGTCTTCTAGAATACTTAGCCCTCCCTCTGCAGTCTTTAATCCAGTTTCATGACCATCCAATGAATTTTTTACTTCTGAtattttgcatttcagttttagaatttccatttgattgtTTTTTACAGTTTCACTTTCTCTGCTGGGTTTTTGCATCTAttcatttatatgtcttttttaacCTTTACATTCATCAACATATCAATAATAGTTTTTGCAAAGTCCTTGTGTGCTATTTCCAACATTTTGGATACCTCATGgtcagtttctattgactgcctTTGTTATTGATAGCAGTCACCTTAGACATTTCTTTGTATGcctaataaatttttattgtacatGAGTATGGAAGAAGATATAAAGTCTAGATTATGTTATCTTCCTTTAAAGAGTCTTAGATTCTTTTTCTGTCCATCAGTTAAATCATTAGTGCATCCTCTTGACTTTTTCTGGCCAGTTAGATCCTTTAGAACCAATCTCTTTCTGATTTGCCTTAGCACTAAGACAAAGTCTTTGCCCTTAGGCATAGTATTTATATCAAAAATACGGCCTTTGTTGGGATCTCCACTATGGCTGAGCCAGAACTCCAAAGTCTCCCAGACCAATGCAGATTCTTATATTTCCATTTACCCCTCAGCCCCACAGCAGCTATACCTTTCTAGGCTTCATAGAGTTTGCCCACCCATGTACAGGCTCGTCCTCCATCAAGGGTCTGCAGGGAACCTGCATTCAGACCTCCGGGTCCCCTctgcttgtttctctttttttcagtacTCTGACCCACAAATTCCAAACATATCATGATCCCAGTCTCTTACCTCTGCCTCCAGCTTAAAGcgatttttaactttgtttaggCTCCATCTCCATGCATTTCAGTCTTACAGGTGCCCCCAGGTAAGAAGCCAGACCAAACCTAGGCTCGCTTCATATGCTTCTTTTCTCACACTGCTTCTAGGCCCTTTGTCAATTGTACTCTGCTTGGAAATTACTACCTTGATATTTTGTCCAGTTTCATAGTTATTGATAGTCAAAGGGCAAGTTTGGTTCCTGTTACTCCGTCATGGCCCTCCATTTCATCATAGTTTAATAgcaatatttctttgtatttaaggTAGGACTCTGTAGATTAAACATCAAGTCAAGGACTTTGCCTCCATTTTACGGCTAAATCCTTAGTACCTAAAACAGTATCTGGATCAAAGTtatcactcagtaaatattttttataataaattaatgagtTGTTCAGTGGGGAATTCAGGatgaaaacaaactttatttaataAGATAGTTGACCAAAGTTAGGAATACACTATAGAATTAGGAATATGCTTGAATAACCTACAGTGATATCCCCAAGAGAAGAGTGTGCCTCCAAGAAAGTTTGTCAGCTTGTCTGAAGCCACATAGGCTGGCATTCACCACAAACTGAAACCCTGCCAGTTCTGAATATTGATGCTGTCATCTTGTTAACGTGCCAAGAAAGACCCAACTCTCGGGAGCAGGCTCACACTGGCAAAACTCATGAGGCCGAGTTCCAACTCAATAATATACACTCAGGAATAAAACTCTCATTGGTAGGCATTTCTGTATGCTCAAAAAGAGGccaaacataataaaaattttgcttGATAAGCTTGAGATTAGAACgttaattaaatgtttaatggAATCAGGCTAAGATAAGGATTGACTTCTTAAATGGACTAATATATTAtgaatttcatatatttgtgCATCCCTATTCATAATAGgacaagatttttttatttttttctttattggttttttgcttttttattcttaCTGACTCTGATCGACAATTTCTCTTATATTATAGAACTGATAtctcattaaaaagacaaaacatttccTAGAAGtcttgtatttttaatgaaattttgtatttttctcatatGTTCGAATATTTCTTTCAGTAAGTAATTATTGAGTGATTTCTTCATCCTGGGGATTTAGTGGCAAATTAGACAAGAGTTTCCATCTTATGAATCTCACAGTGTAGCATGAGAAACAAAAGTGAGCAAGCAACTACAGCACAATATTTTAAGTGGGACCCAGTATACTAGGAAGTCATGGCATGAAGACACCCAACTTACTCTTGAGAGATTGGCGAAGACTTTCCAGATGAGATGATCTCTAATTTAAACCTGAATGGATGGTACAGATTAGATTGATGAATTAGACTGATAAAATTAGAGTAGGAAGAGAAAAGTGTTTCCAAGAGAAGCTCAAGGTAAGAGATGTGGGAACACGGCACACACATGGAACTCAAGTATTTCTCTGGGCTTGGAGCTTATCGTGTGAAAAAGATAGTGGAAAGAGATGAAGGGTattattggaaaattttaaacagtgGAGAAACATAATGAATTTTGTACTATAGAAAGATATTACTGACTAGAATGTGGATAATAAACTAAGAGTGTTGGGCTGGGGTTGTGGTGGCGGGTGCCAGGCAGGGGGGAGCAATGGAAGCCTGGAGTCAGAGTCACCAATTAGAAAGTTGTTATAATAATCTAGGTGAAAGATAATTCTGGTCTGATTAAAAGTAATTCCAGAtcgcataaaaataaaaagatagatgtATGATACATGAAACAGACAAAGTTGACAAGATTTCATTATCAGTTGGATGTGGGGTGAGAGGAAAATTGGGAATCCCTGAGGATGCCAGGGTTGTGGTTTAAGTTGTTGAGTGCATGGTGTCATTGAGTGGAAAACATTCTGGGAATGTCTTGGGTGATGATGAATTCAGCTCTAACATGATTATTTCGGTGGAAAATTCAATAGAGATGTTTACCAGATGTTGGTTGATAGGAGCTTGGAGCTCAGGAAAGAGATCTGGACTGGAGATGAGTTCTGAGAATCATCAGTGTATTCATTTTATCTGAGTGTTGGAGTGTTGAAGTTATTACCCAGGAAATGTAATTAACAGGAAGGATGAAGAAGGGTAAACTACAAATTATTCAGAGAAGCAGTGGTCAGAGGCCTAAGAGGAAACTCAGGAGGGTAGGTGCCATAGGAGAAAATTACAGATATTTCTCAACTGTGCCTGCTGTCGtagagagatgaagaaacatatggactggaaaaaaaaaaagcccactgaATATAACAGTAAGtcattttggtaaaaattatATAAGTATTGGGTAGAAAGCACATTTTAGTGTGGGAAGTAAATGAAGTGGAGGGGATTAAAAGACCAAGTGTAGAAAACTTACTCAAAAGACTATATTTGTAAAGAGAAATATATAGATGAGTAGCTGGAGGAATATtcaaagtcaagagaaaaatgtttctacAATGATTTCTCttaatatgattaaaattattaatgcTATCAAACGATTATTAAACATTAATGACATCAAAATTTAACTCACAGAAACTTTATTGTTTTCCAGGATTGTTTGTAATGCCTCATTTTGCCCACAGGTGCCAGCAATATGGGTTAGGTACAGCGGGACCTAAGGGAAAAAAGGAGTTTCCGGAAAAATGTGGGAAGAGAAGGTAGGAgggtagagaagagaaaagggagctagaagaggagagaaaaggagaagaatgtaAAGAACAGAATCCCAGCAAACATCATATTCAACCAGGGAACAGAAGAAGTTAAGCCATCACAGGCGACTGCATAAAGTGGTCAGATAGTGTGAAGTAGGAGATACAGTGCCCTGGAATCCTAGGAAGAAGAGTACTTCCAAAAGGAGGGGGTCAGTATTATCAAATATTACCGAGTAAGAAGTCCAGACAAGATTCATGAAATTTCCCTGTGTAATAAGGTACTTGtgatagcagaaagagaaataggtCATAACTAGAGGGTGAGACCAAATCTGAAGAAAGATGGCTAGTCATTTATATCCAACTCAAATGTGAACTTCTCTGAgaaaatttatctgaaaaatcCAGAAGGaacaatgttcttttttctcagtgctTCTACAATGCACTCTTTCATATTACGACTACCTATGACcaagcaatttcacttctggggaCTTATTCAAGAGGAATGAAGActatgtttacattaaaaaaagacatctaTACATACATGTTTATAGCATCTGtattaataatagccaaaaaaaccCTATGTGTCCTTCAATTAGTAAATAGTTAAACAAATGTTGGCAtgtccataccatggaatacaaCACAACGATGAAAAGGAACATCAATTGATACATGCATCaatctggatgaatctccagagaatcatgctgagtgaaaaaagccatcCCAAAGAATatttactgtatgattccatttacatagcATTCTTGAGTTGACAAAATTATAgcaatggagaacagattagtggttcccagagtTTATGGAGGGATTGGGTGTAGGAGGGAAGTACGTGTAGCTATAAAAGAGCAAAATGAGATATCTTTTTAATCATGGGAATGTTCTGGATCTCGACTATAGCGATATTATTACCCTAGTTGTgatattttattacagttttgcaagatgttacatTAGTGGAAACGATAAAAAGTACATAGGATCTCTCTATTATTTCGTACATGTAAATCTATAgttttttcaaaacaaagaagtttaatttgtaaaaatgtctgtaaGCCAAAAAATGGTAGGATATCATAAATAGTTGAAAGAGCACTAGTTTTAAAGTCAAAGTGTCTTAGGGTTGAATCTGAGTCTGCCGCATTTTTAGCTATGTTAACTTTACCTGACTAAGCCTTAAACAAATGATAGTCATCAAGATTGTCGTCAGCATCATCCCCATCATCACTACCATCAAAACCCATATagagtacttactatgtgtcagtcaCTGTTTTAAGCCCTTGGCACATTTTAACACATTTACTTCTCCAAACAGCCCTATCAGGTAGGTATCATCATGATCTGAGGCACAGAAATGAAGCATAATTCACTCAGGGCAACACAGTAACCAGCTGAACATGCATTTGAACCCTGGTGGTCTTTTACCAGACTTGAGACCTGCCCCTAGCATTGATGGGGCTCAAATAGAACAACGTCAAAACGGAGGCTCCATACCATATGTCTAAATGCTTAAAAGTTACAGACCAAGCTGACAGACTGTTAAAATTATTCATTCTATccttctattttgaaaaatatacgGTGTAACAACTTGGAAGATTAGGTTTGAATTAAAAATTCTCAGACTCTTCACAGTTCTACTCTGTAAATATGGCCTCCCTCACTTCACTTTCCACCCATGGTTTGGTTCCACACTGTGAGAGGCCTCTTTGCACATTTGGGTGGACACCCTCAGGCTGCAAATTCAAGTCCTGTCCACACTCAGGCCTAACGGTATGCATACCACTGAGTCAGCGTGCCCTTGTTGGATGGACTTGGAGAAGACGGCTGTGCAAACTCTGGAAACACAGAGCCTTTAGACAGGGAATTCCAGGGTCCTGAGCCCAAGAAGCATGGACTAGAAGATGAGGGATGGGCTCCAGGTGAAATGGCTTCTTGGCTCTGTAGAATAACCTCGCACACACACCCTGGGGAGAGGCACAGCGGAAGGAGACCCAAAGTGAGGTCCAGAGTCCCTCTTACTAGGTCTAAGTATGATACAGCCTCATTTCAACAAAAAGGATACTTACCTTTCATAGTTGTGAAGATTTCAGCCAATTTATATGAGGTCCTTCTGCCATATCACGCAAGACGTATGCTACCGCGCTGCATTTGAGGGAACATGAGCTGTTCTGCTAATATTTGCAGTTATACTGTAATATCAAGGAGTACATTTTCTCAGCAttcatattttattgtaaaatatatcaCTTCTTTTCTTGGTAGGTGGACTGGAGACTTTTACCAGATTTCTTAAAACCGAATTCAGTGAGGAAAACATTGAATTTTGGGTAGCCTGTGAAGATTTCAAGAAAAGCAAAGACCCTCAACAAATTATCCTTAAAGCAAAAGCAATATATGAGAAATTTATACAGAACGATGCTCCGCAAGAGGTAAAGATGACTGTAAAAATTTACAcctgtttgaaaaatatttgagagaatCTGCCTTCATCAAATGGGTACACCTGTACGTTCTACCAGAAAGGCCAGGATTTTGTTGAAGCAAAAATGGTGGTTATTTATATAGATTTCTACATACAAACAGGATGCAATGTAACATATTACCATGGAAGGAAAGATATAATTGAAGTCACTCCTCagtgttatttttattctaaatgaagAGTGAATACAATTAATTGCAACATTTAGATTCATTTATCATGTTAATCACCTTAGCTCAAGCCTTCTCTCACAGAAACTAAAGATTTCTATAAGTGATAAAGGCAAGAGAACCTAAGATCTTTCTATCATGCACCATTTTAATCTTTGCTCATCTACATACACAAGGTTTTGTTTGCCCTGAAATGATTCTCTCTCCATCTTAAAGTagactaaaagaaaatttcattataGAGAGACGAGGTAAACCTAATTTGGCAATGGTTCAAGTGAAAACACAATTGTGATTTTCTTTGACTGCAAGTTCAGTATGAGGTAATTGTTTGAAACAATTGCTAAAATggctataaaactagaaaatattacTTGGCTTTCCTCAAACGTGAATTAAAGAgagtttctatatttttatgtgttcaaTAAAGTGTCTCTTCAGTGCGGTGGTAGAGCTGGTCATCTATCACTGTTAAGAGACCTGTTTGACTGTAAATTAGATTGTCCATGGGGTAGCATTGTTCCTGTAGATATTGTTCCACATGAAATGATAGTTGTTTTCCTTGTTTCATTatgtttcaatctgttttctgttgtaATTAATTATTCTGTCTTCCCCATGGCCAACCTTACACACAGGTAAACAAAGGCAGCTAGTTGTATGGTGCTACTCAccagggaagaggaagaaccTCTTCCTAAAAACTCACCACATCAGAACCAGATATGTCATCAGTGCATTGATAAacagcattaaaatattttatatctttctggtgtagtggcatggtggttaagtttgcatgctccactacAGCAGCCCggtgtttgcaggtttggatcttgggcacagacctacatactgctcatcaagccgtgctgtggtggcgtcccacatgcaaaatagaagaagattggcacagatgttagctcagggacaatcttcctcacacgcacacacaaaaataataataataatttaatttctatgaAGTTGAGTTTCCACTTGAAAATGAGTTGAAGCTAATGATCTCTATGGCATGTACCATTAATACTCCGTTATTCTAAATTGGCAGAGAAAGTGAAAGACCAGGAGTATAGGGAGAGAAGAGCCAGATGAGATGCCATCCCAGAGTAAATCATTGGATCCCTAGACCCATAACAGGAAAAGCACCCAAGTGGCCAAGTGCCCTACCCCTACTTGAGCATTGGGTCAGCCCTGTACTGTTCGTTTCTCAAGCATGTTTACTGAAGTAGATTGGCTATAATTGcacttttttcattattatccAGGTTAACCTTGATTTCCACAccaaagaaatcattgccaagagcATCACCAAACCCACTCTCCACAGTTTTGATGCTGCACAAAGCAGAGTATATCAGCTTATGGAACAAGACAGTTACACACGTTTTCTGAAATCTGACATCTATTTAGACTTGACAGAAGGAAGACCTCAGAGGCCAACAAATCTTAGAAGACGGTCACGTTCATTTACCTACAATGAATTCCAGGATGTAAAGTCAGATGTTGCCATTTggttataaagaaaattaattttgctcGTTTTGATGGCAAACTTGTACATTTGCTTCTAAGATATAGCATGTTTATGTCAACAAATGggtacatcttttaaaataaaacacatcatgcgaaaggattttaaaaatgtaaatcaaaactttTATTCTAACAGTGCATACTGTCTCTGCCAACATATTCTGTAAAACCTTCCATTTGACTTCACACCATTCATAATCATAAAAACTTATTACTTAATTAAAAGGCAGTAATGAAGTAATAACAATGTTTTACAAGATTGTAAAGCTAAGTAAAGTTTAAGCTTTTGTAAAATTGTCAACAGTGTGACCAAACATCTAGTTTGGATTTTCTTCTAGATATAAAAAACATAATGCTCAGATATCATATATTCAGACAACATTTTTCATAATGGTGAAGACTCTATCTCAGTTTTAGAGAGTATGGAAGTGGTCTAGCTCTCACAATGGGagagaacaaacatttattcttgGGTTACTAACCCTGGCTCAAAAACACCAATTTTTCTAACTTCTAGCTATAAGCCATCAACAGGAACGTTTGGGAGGGCACGTTCATCTCTATAGAACTTCCGGGTTAAGCGTAACCTAGGTTGCTGATTGAGAATGTGGTCCACATTTGGGTTCATTCCTAAGGGAGCATGGACTTACCCAGTTATACGGAGCACACTCCTGCTGGTCACGGAAACATGCCCAGATGAGGCATAGCTCCACGTTAGGACTGAGTGGAGCAAAGAGAAGTTGCTACTGAGATAGCGGCAGTCAGTCATTTGAATGGCCACCAGAGGAGGTTTATTTCAGGAGTAATTAGCCCTCGTCTTTGGACTTTTAGGATTAGGGCAAAAATTAGAAATGGGAGGAGGTAAAGAAGCAAGGAGTTTGAGGTCCTAGAGATCAGGCATCTGCCGCATTGGCTCATATTCAGGAAGTATTCCGCCAGCCATCACAGTCTTCTTCCGAATCTGATTGAATCACTTAGTACTATATTATTCAAATAAGATTATGCTAATTAGTATGTATGTCTCTACTTTagggaaatatttaattttagatatGTGTTACATGGTCTGTAAGTGTCTGTATTTAAAGATGCCATACATTTGCCTTTGGCAAATGTTATTTTAgttgaaatgtaaaatgtaaaaatcgtAGATCACctataagaataaatattttaatttctccattcattcaacagtttaTTTGACCACTAAATGCTCTCACTGATTATTGATTATCCTTCCTGTCATCAAATGAGACATAgacatattttcctattttagaatgatattggggctggccccatggccaaatggttaagttcgaatgctccgcttcagtggcccagggtttcgccagtttgaatcctgagtgcagacctggcaccgctcatcaagccatgctgaggtggcgtcccacatagcacaaccagaaggaccacaactagatatacaactacatacttgggggctttagggagaagaagaagaagaagaagattggcaacagatgttagctcaggtgtcaatctttaaaaaaaaagaatgatattggGATAGAAGGTATTAATTGAGGTATTTTGTCACTGACCTTAATGCTAAATCAATTCCTTATACTGTTTCAAACATGAAAAAACGGTACCATGCCTTTCA encodes:
- the RGS18 gene encoding regulator of G-protein signaling 18, encoding METSLVFFSQLNMCESKEKTFFKLIHGSGKEETSKEAKLRAKEKRNRLSLLLQKPEFHEETHSGRSGHLAKETRISPAEAVIWGESFDKLLSHKGGLETFTRFLKTEFSEENIEFWVACEDFKKSKDPQQIILKAKAIYEKFIQNDAPQEVNLDFHTKEIIAKSITKPTLHSFDAAQSRVYQLMEQDSYTRFLKSDIYLDLTEGRPQRPTNLRRRSRSFTYNEFQDVKSDVAIWL